In Danaus plexippus chromosome 29 unlocalized genomic scaffold, MEX_DaPlex mxdp_36, whole genome shotgun sequence, a single window of DNA contains:
- the LOC133320468 gene encoding histone H2B gives MPPKTSGKAAKKSGKAQKNISKSDKKKKKHKRKESYAIYIYKVLKQVHPDTGISSKAMSIMNSFVNDIFERIAAEASRLAHYNKRSTITSREVQTSVRLLLPGELAKHAVSEGTKAVTKYTSSK, from the coding sequence atGCCGCCTAAAACGAGCGGTAAGGCAGCCAAGAAATCCGGCAAAGCCCAAAAGAACATCTCCAAATCAgacaagaagaagaagaagcaCAAGAGGAAGGAGAGCTACGCTATTTACATCTACAAAGTTCTGAAGCAGGTGCATCCCGACACCGGTATCTCAAGTAAGGCCATGTCTATCATGAACTCCTTCGTGAACGATATATTCGAACGCATCGCCGCCGAAGCATCACGTCTCGCGCACTACAACAAGAGATCCACCATTACATCGAGGGAGGTTCAGACTTCCGTGAGACTGTTGCTGCCCGGCGAGTTGGCCAAGCACGCCGTCAGTGAAGGGACCAAAGCCGTCACTAAGTACACCAGTTCCAAGTGA
- the LOC133320457 gene encoding histone H3, with the protein MARTKQTARKSTGGKAPRKQLATKAARKSAPATGGVKKPHRYRPGTVALREIRRYQKSTELLIRKLPFQRLVREIAQDFKTDLRFQSSAVMALQEASEAYLVGLFEDTNLCAIHAKRVTIMPKDIQLARRIRGERA; encoded by the coding sequence atggctCGTACTAAACAAACCGCTCGTAAATCAACCGGTGGTAAGGCACCACGTAAACAGCTAGCCACGAAGGCCGCCCGTAAGAGCGCACCGGCAACCGGAGGAGTGAAGAAGCCTCATCGTTACAGACCCGGTACTGTGGCACTTCGTGAGATCCGTCGCTACCAGAAGAGCACGGAACTTCTCATTCGCAAGCTACCCTTCCAACGTCTAGTACGTGAGATAGCTCAAGATTTCAAGACCGATCTGCGTTTCCAGAGCTCTGCGGTGATGGCTCTGCAGGAGGCTAGCGAGGCGTATCTCGTAGGTCTCTTCGAAGACACGAACCTTTGCGCTATTCACGCTAAACGCGTCACTATTATGCCTAAGGACATCCAGCTAGCAAGAAGGATTCGCGGCGAACGTGCCTAA
- the LOC133320469 gene encoding histone H4, translating to MTGRGKGGKGLGKGGAKRHRKVLRDNIQGITKPAIRRLARRGGVKRISGLIYEETRGVLKVFLENVIRDAVTYTEHAKRKTVTAMDVVYALKRQGRTLYGFGG from the coding sequence ATGACCGGTCGCGGTAAAGGAGGAAAGGGTCTGGGAAAAGGTGGAGCCAAGCGACACAGGAAAGTACTCCGTGATAACATCCAGGGTATCACCAAACCGGCCATACGTCGTCTGGCACGCAGAGGCGGCGTCAAACGTATCTCCGGTCTGATATACGAAGAGACCAGAGGCGTTCTCAAAGTATTCCTAGAGAACGTCATCCGCGACGCCGTCACGTACACCGAGCACGCGAAGAGGAAGACCGTCACAGCCATGGACGTCGTGTACGCCCTGAAGCGACAGGGACGCACCCTATACGGTTTCGGCGGTTAA
- the LOC133320464 gene encoding histone H3, with protein MARTKQTARKSTGGKAPRKQLATKAARKSAPATGGVKKPHRYRPGTVALREIRRYQKSTELLIRKLPFQRLVREIAQDFKTDLRFQSSAVMALQEASEAYLVGLFEDTNLCAIHAKRVTIMPKDIQLARRIRGERA; from the coding sequence atggctCGTACTAAACAAACCGCTCGTAAATCAACCGGTGGTAAGGCACCACGTAAACAGCTAGCCACGAAGGCCGCCCGTAAGAGCGCACCGGCAACCGGAGGAGTGAAGAAGCCTCATCGTTACAGACCCGGTACTGTGGCACTTCGTGAGATCCGTCGCTACCAGAAGAGCACGGAACTTCTCATCCGCAAGCTACCCTTCCAACGTCTAGTACGTGAGATAGCTCAAGATTTCAAGACCGATCTGCGTTTCCAGAGCTCTGCGGTGATGGCTCTGCAGGAGGCTAGCGAGGCGTATCTCGTAGGTCTCTTCGAAGACACGAACCTTTGCGCTATTCACGCTAAACGCGTCACTATTATGCCTAAGGACATCCAGCTAGCAAGAAGGATTCGCGGCGAACGTGCCTAA
- the LOC133320462 gene encoding histone H1B-like — MADTAVASETPAPATPAKKPKAAAAAAAAAAAAAAGSKKPKAKPTHPKTAEMVNNAIKELKERSGSSLQAIKKYIAAQYKVDTEKLAPFIRKYLKSAVESGALIQTKGKGASGSFKLESKSSAAKKPSSSGGGGKASGGGPAGGGRAAASSASAKSKKAAATASAVAAKGGKKGGAVASSAASSPSKAKASAAAARDKKAAAAAAAAAKKKPAAAKKGSASANASAASSAAASKAKGAASKAKKSAKPPTKKPKAPKPKKAAAGTPKSKPAAKKAAAAKK, encoded by the coding sequence atgGCAGATACCGCAGTAGCATCCGAAACTCCAGCTCCGGCTACACCGGCGAAGAAACCGAAAGCGGCAGCGGCCGCAgcggccgccgccgccgccgcagcGGCTGGATCGAAGAAACCTAAGGCTAAACCTACGCATCCTAAAACCGCTGAAATGGTCAACAACGCCATTAAAGAGTTGAAGGAGCGCAGCGGTTCATCGTTACAGGCCATCAAGAAATACATCGCCGCTCAATACAAAGTCGATACAGAGAAATTGGCACCGTTCAtaagaaaatatcttaagaGCGCCGTCGAATCCGGTGCCCTGATACAGACAAAGGGAAAGGGTGCTTCTGGTTCTTTCAAATTGGAATCTAAATCATCGGCAGCAAAGAAACCCTCATCGTCGGGAGGTGGCGGTAAGGCCAGCGGCGGTGGTCCCGCCGGAGGCGGTAGGGCTGCAGCATCTTCGGCATCGGCTAAATCTAAGAAAGCCGCCGCCACGGCATCGGCAGTGGCCGCGAAGGGAGGTAAGAAAGGCGGTGCCGTAGCTTCGTCCGCTGCTTCTTCACCATCTAAAGCTAAAGCATCGGCGGCGGCGGCTAGGGATAAGAAAGCGGCCGCAGCCGCAGCCGCGGCTGCCAAAAAGAAGCCAGCTGCTGCTAAGAAAGGTTCCGCATCCGCCAACGCCTCTGCCGCATCCTCAGCGGCAGCGTCTAAGGCCAAAGGAGCAGCATCCAAGGCCAAGAAGAGCGCCAAACCTCCCACTAAGAAACCAAAAGCACCGAAACCGAAGAAAGCAGCCGCCGGTACCCCGAAATCGAAACCCGCAGCTAAGAAAGCAGCAGCAgcgaaaaagtaa
- the LOC133320470 gene encoding histone H4 codes for MTGRGKGGKGLGKGGAKRHRKVLRDNIQGITKPAIRRLARRGGVKRISGLIYEETRGVLKVFLENVIRDAVTYTEHAKRKTVTAMDVVYALKRQGRTLYGFGG; via the coding sequence ATGACCGGTCGCGGTAAAGGAGGAAAGGGTCTGGGGAAAGGTGGAGCCAAGCGACACAGGAAAGTACTCCGTGATAACATCCAGGGTATCACCAAACCGGCCATACGTCGTCTGGCACGCAGAGGCGGCGTCAAACGTATCTCCGGTCTGATATACGAAGAGACCAGAGGCGTTCTCAAAGTATTCCTAGAGAACGTCATCCGCGACGCCGTCACGTACACCGAGCACGCGAAGAGGAAGACCGTCACAGCCATGGACGTCGTGTACGCCCTGAAGCGACAGGGACGCACCCTATACGGTTTCGGCGGTTAA
- the LOC133320466 gene encoding histone H2A produces the protein MSGRGKGGKVKGKAKSRSNRAGLQFPVGRIHRLLRKGNYAERVGAGAPVYLAAVMEYLAAEVLELAGNAARDNKKTRIIPRHLQLAIRNDEELNKLLSGVTIAQGGVLPNIQAVLLPKKTEKKA, from the coding sequence ATGTCTGGACGTGGTAAAGGTGGCAAAGTTAAGGGAAAGGCAAAGTCTCGTTCTAACCGTGCGGGTCTACAGTTTCCTGTGGGTCGTATACACAGATTGTTGAGAAAAGGTAACTACGCGGAGCGCGTCGGTGCCGGTGCTCCCGTTTATCTCGCTGCCGTTATGGAATATCTTGCAGCTGAAGTTCTCGAGTTGGCCGGTAACGCTGCCAGAGACAACAAGAAGACCAGAATCATACCTAGACATCTTCAGCTAGCCATAAGGAACGACGAAGAGTTGAACAAGCTTCTATCGGGTGTGACGATAGCTCAGGGAGGTGTACTACCAAACATCCAGGCCGTATTACTGCCAAAGAAAACGGAGAAGAAGGCCTAA